GCCGTACTCGTACACCTCGAAGTGCAGGTGGCAGCCGAAGGATGCTCCGGTGTTGCCGGCGTAGGCAATGACCTGACCGGCCGAGACCCACTGGCCATAGCTGACCGCGATGCCGCCTTCGGCGATGTGCGCGTAGCTCGTGGAGATGCCGTCGCCGTGCTGGATGCGCACCCAGTAGCCGTAGCCGCCGTTGTAGAAGGCCGCGTCGACCCATCCCGAGGAGGCCGCGTAGATCGGTGCCCAGCAGCCCGCGGCGAGGTCGACCCCGCGGTGGAAACTCGACGAGCAGCCTGAGGAGTCGCAGTCGGGGACGCGCGGGCCGTAGCCGGACGACTGGTAGCCGCCGTGGGGGCGCACCCAGCCGTTGCCGGAGCCGACGCCACCCGTGCCGCCGCCGCCGTTGCCGCCGCCGCCGTTTCCGGGGTTGTTCGCCGCTTCTTCCTTCTCGCGCTGGATGCGCTCTTCTTCCAGGCGCTTCGCCTCGGCGACACCGGCTTCGTAGTCGGCGATCGTCTTGGCGGTGTCATCCTGGAGCGCGGCAAGCTGCGCTTCGAGCTGAAGCAGGTAGGTCTGCTGCTCGGCGAGCGCGGCCTCTGCGGCGATCTGCGCTTCCTGTGCGGCCTTCAGCTTCTCTTCTGCAAGCTTCTGCAGGCGGTCGCGTTCGGTGCGCGCAGTGACGGCCTGGTCGCTGAGGTTCTGCGCGGAGTTGCGTGCGGAGACGGC
The DNA window shown above is from Microbacterium keratanolyticum and carries:
- a CDS encoding M23 family metallopeptidase, with translation MTAEEGKRVSEQDVDCGCGPTEAEKRGFWEKGSVSRRSAIGLGALTVAALSTFGVGAGFNAAYAASYPSWDDVQNAKNNEAAKANEIARIQGLISGLTQKVADAQAAARAAGTEYYNAQQAFFEAAQRATDLQAQADAQDALALDSARKAGQVASQIYRNGGDNTSLELFFSSSAASADELLSKLGQMDKLLSRNQAVYDDAVSARNSAQNLSDQAVTARTERDRLQKLAEEKLKAAQEAQIAAEAALAEQQTYLLQLEAQLAALQDDTAKTIADYEAGVAEAKRLEEERIQREKEEAANNPGNGGGGNGGGGTGGVGSGNGWVRPHGGYQSSGYGPRVPDCDSSGCSSSFHRGVDLAAGCWAPIYAASSGWVDAAFYNGGYGYWVRIQHGDGISTSYAHIAEGGIAVSYGQWVSAGQVIAYAGNTGASFGCHLHFEVYEYGSVINPIWFMESLGVWMG